A window of Limosilactobacillus sp. WILCCON 0051 genomic DNA:
TCGCTCATCATTAATCTCTGGCTGACCATTTTTAACCATCTTCGCTACGGTCTGCGCCGCTTGATGATTCTTTTGATAAATCAGCTGGTACTGCGCAATCCACTGGTTGGTCAATGGCTGCGCGTTTCGCCATTCATCCTCGATATTTTCACTGACTTGCCGCGTAATGTCGCCATTGTTCAGCGAGTTGACCTGCAGACTCCACTCATAGTTGCGCATCAAGGCGTTCTCAGTCAGATTGGCGCTGCCGATGATGATCGTCTGATAGCCGTCGTGTTGAAAAATATAGCCCTTTTGATGAAACCCATCCACCTTGGCAATCCTAACCGTCAAGCCTGGAATCTTGAGCAGCTCATTAAAGGCCTTGGGTTGATTGAAGTACAGATAGTCAGAAGTCAATAAGCGGCCCTGTACGCCATGATCAGCCAGCTGTTTGAAGACCGGCTTTAAGCATGAGATCATTGCGTCCGTCACAAAAGCCACCGCGAAGATATAGCTGCGACAAGTCTGCAGTTCATGACGCAGCTGGTTCCAGATCTGGTTACCCGCTTGATTGGTCAGCAGTTTGGGGCCAAGATCGCCAACCGTGGCAAATTCGTCTTGATCGACATAGCCGTTTAAAAGCGAGCCATGGATTTCTTCTACCAGCTGATCGTTATCGCCTGATCGCAAGCGTTTTAAAATCTGATCGTAGTCAACGCCAGCCATGGTTAAAACGCCGCCTTTCCCAGATCAGCCTGGGCAATGGCTTTGGCAATCGGCAAGTCGGCATCGGCCCAGTGCAGCTGCATCAGTTCTGATTGATCGCACCATTTGACCTGACTATGAGCAATCAGATCAAAATGATGCGTGTCCAGTTTGGCATAATAAACCGTAAGATGAATCTCGCCAAAATCATATTGCTTGATGGCAGTTGGCGCGGCCTGGCTGCCGACTTCGATCTGATCATTGAATTCTTCTCTTAGTTCGCGCTTTAAGGCTGTCTTGGGATCTTCGCCCGGCTCAATCTTGCCTCCGGGAAACTCCCATAACGCGCCTAAAATCCGATCATCGCTGCGCTTGCTTGCTAAAATCTGGTGCTGCTCATTTAAGATGGCTGCCCCAACAACATTTATTTTTTTGGTCATGTTTACTGATTCCTTTTTGCATAGATTAATTTCATTATAAAGCGCGCCAATATAATGATCCAGCGACTTTTTATTCTTCATTTAGAAAGCGCTTGTATTAAAATGAAATTAAAAAATTATCAGAATTAAACTTGCTATTCTTTTTTTTCGGTGATATATTAATGCCAATGAAATTTACGAGTGGTCGTCAAGTAGAGCTGCACCTCAGCGTTCAGAAAACCGGTGGTCGATGCGAACCGGACAGGGTGTCTGCTGCGAAATACCCGACAAAATAAGCCCGTACGGATTGGGCCGGTACCGTTAGCAACTGGCAAGAGTGAAAAGCTGTCGTTGACTCTTTTCAGTTGGGTGGTACCACGTTTAGGCGTCCCGATTAGATTTAATCTAGTCGG
This region includes:
- a CDS encoding (deoxy)nucleoside triphosphate pyrophosphohydrolase; its protein translation is MTKKINVVGAAILNEQHQILASKRSDDRILGALWEFPGGKIEPGEDPKTALKRELREEFNDQIEVGSQAAPTAIKQYDFGEIHLTVYYAKLDTHHFDLIAHSQVKWCDQSELMQLHWADADLPIAKAIAQADLGKAAF